A single Paenibacillus sp. FSL R5-0517 DNA region contains:
- a CDS encoding phage tail tape measure protein, translated as MAVNETVGGIQAKLELDADGFKKGMNEAKQDMRSMTDESKKFNQDFRSVSKSLRDVGVDSKEIRKIKTELLAAKPEVLEKQLKNLESQLQAMGASSEQIGSIFEQIKEQGEAIESTTEAIGGMDIQFEQAGTSASDLVKEIHGVGAAYVAYAAAVGLMIKSSVDMSAQFEQAMAKVKAISQATAKEFELLRQQAIELGATTVFTSSQAAEAQSFLAMAGFKTKEIMEAMPGVLSLAAAGQMEIARTADIASNILTGFRLSADQTSSVVDVLAKAMTSSNTNIEQLGYAMKYVAPIAASLGMSIEEAAASVGELSNAGIQGEMAGTQLRAMLLRLATPTKEAQFYMDKLGVTTKDAAGNILPFANIIGQFETSFKKLTQSQQAQVAASIAGTEAASGFLTLISTGQSQLESFTEELENSGGAADQLAKTQMDTLKGSIEEFKSAMEAVAITIGDKFAPTVRQVTDLVTGLMLSFNNLSPSTQNAIVAFVAMSSIVAGGTVAVYALRTALIALQVAFPPLLAASLAIGAVAAATAYFRGKTDEAVVSAQQFAQAQEEVNQALGKSPLTRTVQEVQDLQDRTAKLNVVLEERAVLQERLNEIEALQSEGLGTPQLVNELFEINDQLAEMDQKLRDMGFDGVEQAQIKLEQMKDTIDESVPALLKMKDAEITDLAAKYQKVEAMEKLTARYKELASAQTLDASQKQELINTTEQLKKQYPDLNALQDESGRITIKNIDIIEDHINAERSFIDMSAKAANAYLTHLEAMAKANKASVEAQIKNFEALARAMSAVSKANNTNPMFKNKVTGIGGVSANPTFENFANGGVDEQLTGLYDKQNIATQNLLEVQRAKDSLTSGEAFKPVSGGGIDLSKPQKEKKAKAAKAKKEKKGKSDAELAAEARKKAFDAEMATVRYQADMYDWSAEKQIDAYNKVASKHKQHLKETVEDQRTLNLQIKRLQEDSVKSRYEFSAEWIDKDQRRMEESGKTEVQMASAKLSAWTRVRDRYKKDSEQYKKADEQVYQSKKELTRQLEAEERKQYQASSEWIIKEERRMEDSGKTEQEILKMKLEAWTRVRDRYKKDSELYKQADEQVYQTRKALLQQTQKETETLLKKQKTAVNDAKKAELAAIDARKKAFVDAQNEKIKAIDDLVKKEQEANSDADYETELAKKRARVDLLSTAVSPEGIKERNDLIAEIERMQLEHSRDLRKRDLEDQKDKLEDEKSEQEKAFDDEKTATEARYDALSQAFEEHGNDVKLIESAVQDFRVNASKEANDQILTDLDTFVSQYQSKMSSVSNLTGNSQQALDLQEYNANKDAYNAAKATGNKTEMERLAQRNQAIRDLYKVDKDTGKMDSFDVGGVVPGAPGQPMQAVVHGEEAIFNRHQLNNLFRLLEVPKLTLKPEQAPVPAAQVTNHIDLSTDTVVLEDKADMDMYNNGKERLARSLQRLGMKG; from the coding sequence ATGGCGGTTAATGAAACGGTCGGCGGTATCCAGGCTAAGCTGGAGCTAGATGCGGACGGATTTAAAAAAGGGATGAACGAAGCCAAGCAGGACATGCGCAGTATGACGGATGAGTCCAAGAAATTCAACCAAGATTTCAGATCCGTATCCAAGTCGCTACGCGATGTTGGCGTGGATTCAAAAGAGATCCGTAAAATTAAAACTGAACTCCTCGCGGCCAAACCGGAAGTGCTTGAAAAGCAGCTCAAAAACTTGGAATCACAATTGCAGGCGATGGGTGCAAGCTCGGAACAGATTGGTAGCATCTTTGAGCAAATCAAAGAGCAAGGAGAAGCTATCGAATCAACGACTGAGGCCATTGGAGGCATGGATATTCAGTTTGAGCAGGCCGGAACCTCTGCAAGTGATTTAGTCAAAGAGATCCACGGTGTGGGTGCAGCTTATGTTGCTTATGCGGCAGCGGTTGGTCTAATGATTAAAAGTTCAGTAGATATGTCCGCGCAGTTCGAGCAGGCTATGGCAAAGGTTAAGGCCATTAGCCAAGCCACGGCGAAGGAATTTGAATTATTAAGGCAACAAGCTATCGAGCTCGGAGCAACTACAGTGTTCACCTCTAGCCAAGCCGCAGAAGCACAGTCGTTCCTGGCGATGGCCGGTTTTAAAACCAAGGAGATCATGGAAGCCATGCCGGGCGTGCTGTCGCTTGCGGCGGCGGGACAAATGGAGATTGCCCGCACGGCCGACATTGCTTCCAACATCCTCACCGGATTTAGGCTATCGGCTGATCAAACATCAAGCGTAGTGGACGTTCTGGCAAAAGCCATGACCTCAAGTAATACGAATATTGAGCAATTGGGCTATGCGATGAAATACGTGGCTCCTATTGCCGCATCACTTGGTATGTCCATTGAAGAGGCTGCGGCATCGGTTGGCGAGTTGTCCAATGCGGGTATCCAAGGTGAGATGGCAGGTACGCAGCTCAGGGCGATGCTCTTGCGTCTGGCTACGCCTACCAAGGAAGCGCAATTCTATATGGATAAACTCGGCGTAACCACGAAGGATGCGGCGGGGAATATCCTTCCGTTTGCAAACATCATCGGTCAATTCGAGACATCATTTAAAAAGCTGACCCAATCCCAACAAGCTCAGGTGGCTGCGTCTATCGCGGGAACAGAAGCGGCATCCGGTTTCCTTACCCTGATCAGCACAGGGCAATCACAATTGGAGTCGTTCACTGAAGAGCTTGAAAATTCCGGCGGCGCTGCCGATCAACTTGCCAAGACACAGATGGATACCTTGAAAGGATCTATCGAGGAATTCAAATCCGCCATGGAAGCTGTAGCGATAACGATTGGTGACAAATTCGCGCCAACAGTTAGACAAGTGACGGACCTCGTTACGGGATTGATGTTATCGTTCAATAATTTGAGTCCAAGCACGCAGAATGCCATTGTAGCGTTCGTGGCTATGTCGTCCATTGTGGCAGGCGGAACGGTGGCTGTGTATGCCCTACGCACAGCGTTGATTGCTCTTCAGGTAGCATTTCCGCCATTGCTTGCTGCATCACTTGCTATTGGTGCAGTTGCGGCGGCTACAGCTTATTTCAGAGGCAAAACAGATGAGGCGGTTGTCTCAGCTCAACAATTCGCACAGGCTCAAGAAGAAGTTAACCAAGCGCTTGGGAAAAGTCCTTTGACTAGAACGGTTCAAGAGGTTCAGGATTTGCAAGACCGAACCGCAAAATTAAACGTTGTTTTGGAGGAACGCGCTGTACTCCAAGAACGATTAAATGAAATTGAGGCCTTGCAATCTGAAGGTTTGGGAACGCCGCAATTGGTAAACGAGTTGTTTGAAATAAACGATCAACTAGCGGAAATGGATCAGAAGCTACGGGATATGGGCTTTGATGGCGTGGAGCAAGCGCAGATCAAGCTGGAGCAAATGAAAGATACGATTGACGAATCAGTGCCGGCACTACTGAAAATGAAAGATGCCGAAATTACTGATTTGGCGGCCAAGTACCAAAAGGTCGAAGCGATGGAAAAGCTAACGGCCAGATACAAAGAATTAGCTTCAGCTCAGACGTTGGATGCATCCCAAAAGCAGGAATTGATCAACACCACGGAGCAACTGAAGAAGCAATATCCAGATTTGAATGCTCTGCAAGATGAATCCGGACGGATCACGATTAAAAATATCGACATCATAGAAGACCATATCAACGCAGAGCGCAGTTTCATTGATATGTCGGCCAAAGCAGCCAACGCCTACCTGACACACCTGGAAGCGATGGCAAAGGCCAACAAAGCATCAGTGGAAGCTCAGATAAAGAACTTTGAAGCGCTGGCCCGTGCAATGAGCGCCGTCAGTAAGGCCAACAACACAAATCCGATGTTCAAAAATAAGGTCACGGGTATCGGCGGGGTGAGCGCAAACCCTACGTTCGAGAACTTCGCTAACGGCGGAGTGGACGAACAACTTACAGGACTCTATGACAAACAGAATATTGCTACTCAGAATCTATTGGAGGTTCAACGAGCAAAGGATTCACTAACATCGGGCGAGGCCTTCAAACCAGTGTCTGGCGGCGGCATTGACTTGTCCAAACCTCAGAAAGAAAAGAAAGCCAAAGCGGCCAAAGCTAAGAAGGAGAAGAAAGGGAAATCCGATGCTGAACTTGCCGCAGAAGCTAGGAAGAAAGCCTTTGATGCCGAAATGGCTACGGTACGTTACCAGGCGGATATGTATGATTGGTCTGCTGAGAAACAGATTGATGCGTACAACAAGGTTGCTTCAAAGCACAAACAGCATCTGAAAGAGACGGTAGAGGATCAGCGTACCTTGAATCTACAGATCAAACGTCTGCAGGAGGATAGTGTCAAATCCCGGTATGAATTTTCTGCGGAATGGATTGATAAAGATCAGCGCCGGATGGAAGAGTCGGGAAAAACGGAAGTCCAAATGGCTTCGGCTAAGCTAAGTGCCTGGACGCGTGTCCGGGATCGGTATAAAAAAGATTCGGAGCAATACAAAAAGGCCGATGAACAGGTGTACCAATCCAAAAAGGAACTAACGCGGCAGCTTGAAGCTGAGGAACGAAAACAATACCAAGCCTCTTCCGAATGGATCATCAAAGAAGAACGCCGCATGGAGGATTCCGGGAAAACAGAGCAAGAGATTTTAAAGATGAAGCTGGAGGCATGGACGCGGGTTCGGGACCGATACAAAAAGGATTCCGAACTATACAAGCAGGCTGACGAACAGGTATATCAAACCCGTAAAGCGCTACTACAGCAAACACAAAAGGAAACTGAAACGCTGCTCAAGAAGCAGAAGACCGCTGTTAACGATGCCAAGAAGGCCGAACTAGCGGCTATTGACGCGCGCAAAAAGGCATTTGTGGATGCTCAAAATGAAAAGATCAAAGCCATTGATGATCTGGTTAAGAAGGAGCAGGAAGCGAACAGCGATGCGGATTATGAAACGGAGCTTGCGAAGAAGCGGGCGCGGGTGGATCTGCTTAGTACGGCAGTAAGTCCGGAAGGAATCAAAGAACGGAACGACCTGATAGCTGAAATTGAACGTATGCAGCTTGAGCATTCGCGCGACTTGCGGAAAAGAGATCTGGAAGATCAGAAAGACAAGCTTGAGGATGAGAAATCCGAACAAGAGAAGGCGTTTGATGACGAAAAAACAGCAACGGAAGCCCGTTATGATGCATTGTCCCAAGCTTTTGAGGAACATGGGAATGACGTCAAATTGATCGAGAGCGCTGTTCAAGATTTCCGAGTCAACGCGAGCAAAGAAGCTAATGACCAAATCCTAACCGACCTAGACACCTTTGTAAGCCAATATCAGTCTAAGATGTCCTCTGTATCCAATCTGACTGGAAACTCGCAGCAGGCGCTAGATTTGCAGGAGTACAACGCAAACAAGGATGCATATAACGCAGCCAAGGCGACAGGGAACAAAACTGAAATGGAGCGACTGGCTCAACGCAATCAGGCAATACGTGATCTATACAAAGTTGATAAGGATACGGGCAAGATGGATAGTTTCGATGTGGGCGGCGTGGTTCCGGGTGCTCCTGGACAGCCTATGCAGGCCGTTGTTCATGGTGAAGAAGCAATTTTCAATCGTCACCAGCTCAACAATCTATTCCGATTGCTGGAGGTTCCAAAACTTACACTCAAACCCGAACAGGCTCCGGTGCCTGCCGCTCAGGTAACGAACCATATTGACCTGTCCACCGATACAGTCGTGCTGGAAGACAAGGCGGATATGGATATGTACAACAATGGCAAAGAGCGGTTGGCACGGAGTCTACAGCGACTTGGAATGAAGGGGTGA